In Glycine max cultivar Williams 82 chromosome 15, Glycine_max_v4.0, whole genome shotgun sequence, the DNA window aaaatttttacttttatttttataattcataCTTTTCTATTTcactatattttttctatattttttccttttatctcacTTCATCACAACATATTGAAGTAGATATGTAAATTTTATCTCATTTCATCATAACATACTTTATTCTAAACAAAAATATGCaagaattttgaagaaaaacgtGCATGTTCATTCATGACTTGTACTTAAGGGGACTGGATCGATCGATATGCacgttttaaattatttagggCTTCAAAAGTTGTTTGGCGATCCCATATAcatcaaacaaaattatttattatttaccgATGACTTCAATTAATTTGACAGAGAACCTTATTCGATGCTAAACCATGATCGATCATTTCATCATGGCTTTAATAACTTATCACAACCTCGATGACTAATCAGAGTCCAACTTCATTAGGTTTTTGCCTTGTTTTGAGCCCTTTTTCTCCAAATGCTCATTGATCATATGTTTAACATAACTACCTCCAAGCTGTGAGTTTTGCCACCAATTCATATCATGAATACATGTAATTGGCCTAGAACTACATATAAAAAGGTGCTCAAAATCCAATTTATCATCGAATACATACTCAAAAATTACATTtgacacttaaaaaaaaatattttgttaagcaACTTCTATTGTAGATATTCTAACACATGATAATTATGCCAATAATGTCAAAATATCCTCAAATATTctgttttttaattgataaattatatttactcACTATCATATTAAATGGGGTGTTTtaaattaggattttaaaagatttttttagcatataaaaattatgtggattttaaaagatttatgagaatgtaacaatttttaagattttttcagaagacttttatgattattttattcaactttAAACACAATAAATCATATTCAATTAACCATTAAAGctaataaattaagtttttattacTGCAAGTTTTAAAGcctattaaaaaatcaataaaaaaattctattgaCTATTGAAGCCAGTTAAACGTTTTAATTCGTTACTGCAAGTTTTACAAACGATTGTCAACGTGTGTCTGAGTGTCTCAATACCCAAGAAACAAGAATTCTTCAACCGGGTAGAATCGGGGCACCAAAGACAAAATTGGTTCACTACAACTCTCCTGTCACATGATTCAATTGAAATTAGCCTTAATGGACCAACGTGACTCAACTAATTAAAATGCGTgagtaaaaattaaaaccagccaaaaaattcaattggcttaaaattattaattggcttcatgaaaaacaaaataattaagtacTTGAATCAATCAGATTCAATAATGATTACGTGGAATTGGAAGAACAAATTAATATCCAAAACAATAACTATTACGTGAAACTAGAAGAACAATTATTCAAAACAGTAAAAAGCCTTTTTCATTTTAAGCTGCTacgaagaaataagaaaaagaagaagcaacctTTAAAGGatagtaattaatttaacatgtgATTATCGAAGATTATCAGGAAGGTTACACAGTATTATACATTAATGTCTATGTTGTatttaagaaatagaaaaaaatatgagtaaccagaaaaaaattccaaaaaagtctcaatattttttttggaattttttgatgtatattacatattaaaaaatcacataaaatttattttgaaatacatACTAAAAAAATCCATCcaaatctttatattttttaatatcaaaggattatttttaagttacaaaaaatcttaattaaacatCATTACTCATTAGGTTTCGTTACActctttaaaaaatcttaataattctaattgaataacacaatttatttgtttcatttaaaaatcttaattaaataccttaaaactttatatatatatatatatatatatatatatatatatatatatatatatatatatatatatcttttaaaatccttCAAATTCCTAATCCAATCATACACCCCTAAATCCAATTTGTGTCAGCCAATTTGTGTCAGCTTAGTCAATTCTATTAAACGTTGGATGATATTAAGATGGAAGGATTTGATTGTAAATTagtgaaaaattaaagaacGTGACtgataaaattgtaaattacataattatggtatctaaaatatatactaaaagTAAAATCAAGCCTTAAAAAGTTATcccttacaatatttttttttatgtcgtATCTTACAATATAACAAtactctttcaaaaatatactAAGCATGCATTAACCAGATTGCAAGCtaatattgatgattattctggAAGATATAAGGTTAATCTAGtagttgaaaaggaaaaaagaaataaggaaGGAGGAAGTGGATGGTCGCATATTCGAATTCCCCTAAATTtctaacaaaactaataaattaatattttttgataaaaaatatttattattattctaattACATAAATGCATAGTGAGGCCAGAGCActaaggaaaaataaatgtgCAAAGCATCGATCCTGTTGCTAGAAGACCATCTTTTGAGCAAATGAGTGGCATAATTGCAACGCAATATCCATGATCATGTTTCTTGTTACAATGACTTTTGACTAATATATATTCTGGTGGCATGTAGAGTCACCCTTTGCAATAATTAAAGAATGGTGCAAGATACTCTCTGGCTTCAGACCATGGAGTTCAAAGATTAGCATCGGTTGtcaaaattcaattcaattacataaaatatatgCTTAACTCCTCAATGATGTAGTCTTACCAATAAGGGTTGGAGTTGGCCCCAGAAAGGATGCATATCACATGGCAGTGGGTTCCTTCACCATCCATTAAAAGTGATATATTGGAGGCATCTAATCTTAATCTTAACACAAAAATGAAGTAGTAGTGGCAATATTGTACATCAAAATGTGAGTTGGGTGGTCACAAACAATGGTATATATCATCAAGCTCTTGTTAGTTTAATTGGGTCCACTTGCTTCCATGCCTTAACTATTCATTGGAGGCATATCTTTTCAAAATCCTACATGCACAAATGTAAAAGGTAGCCAAAATCTTATGGAACCCCACAATCCAGATTTTCAGTACGgtcaattttaaaataggatGATATGGAGATTTTTTTTCCACCCTTTTTCTAGAGATTTGACATTATCAATATAAGTGTGGTACCAATTTTTTCTGCATCAGAACCTTatctaaaattaaagaatttaaagtaGGGAAAAGATAATCTCCATATCCTATAGTATTTTTTGTCATACAGGAACTCCACGTTATAGTTTATAGTAGGGGTGtatttgtaaattattattacttaatttttaGGAATTTTGAAGAGATGTCTGTAAATCCCAAAACTAGAGTGTATGGGTAAAAGCAAGATagatgaaaaaaagagagagagagagagagagaatccattaacattaatattaatatatgtaaCAACTGATGAGATGAGAAATAAAGTGGAAAAAAATGGTGCAACAATAAGATGAAAGGGGAAAAGATAGATATATAGTAATAATAACTCAAAGTCTCCTTACCTTTCTATAATTATACTCTATTTTAATAAGAGTCATAGCAGTTAGACGCTCTTGAATATTAAACACTTTGTTAGCCctcctaattattttttcaatccttttttttttctacattgATCACATATACCatttatttatatctatatttctttatctcCTCTCTCTGTGGGGCTCTAGGTGTTAAGTGTTATAtagcatatttatttatatatctatttcatttttaaactcCATGTTTACAAAAGACTTACCTAGCTAGAACTTCCCCGGGCACCACCACCTGGTACAAACTTCCACCCTTATTAGTGAAGACATGAAGGTGCCACCCACACCGAGTCACTTCACAATACAATTCAATATTCATCAAAACTACAGAAATGCATAACGTTCAAATAGGTGGCAGCAGCATTGAATATTCAATACATGTAGCAGAAGATTCACCTCCATGTCAATCATATAAGAGAAGTCAATACACAGCAGTCCAATTTGTGCACCCCCTCTAGTTCCTaatgacttaatttttttaactattcttacaatttcttactaaaaatgttcttaatattaaaataaaaaacattggacttcttatatttttaaatattaaatttatttatttaattttttaataatagttattattattatgatatgcTCATTTGGAAATCGAAGTGATCAAGGCAtcctttattataaaaatacatattctcttttctatctaataattttactagattttttttatcatttaatttcttctttttatatgctatgtaatatatttttttcatatctcTTTACTACTTAAACCCACCCATTTTGGGTGGACGTTGAGTATTATCCCATCCCTATATTTCCTTAACCATATATGGATCAATAAGCTCTGACAATGGGCATCTACTAGCTAGAAGACCAACTATTCAGCTAGATTGAAGAATACCTTTAATACTATATATGAAAAGTAAATGATCTAGTGTTGCAGTTTCACTAGTTAATTGGTcatgtaataaaattttatgctctatcataaaaataattcttattcAGCTTAACCACTAAGCCAATAGATTAATTGACAGATTTATTTTatctgaattaattattttaatatacagacaaaaaaaaagaaataatttttatttatctgaTAATTCACCGTAATTTTAACCATAATGTATACGTCTCCTCCACCTTctccaaaaaataatttatgttatccCTTTTCTCACTTTTCTTCCATCATTCTTATCATTTTGGAACCTTGATACACTATCAATGGTACTGAAGCTTCCCATTTGTATTATTCAATGGCAATATTCTTATCTTTAACACTTttcataatactttttttataattcattcttttatatttttttccatcatTTGTTCTACAATTTTCTCCATCTATTTCTTTATTAAGAAAGATGTTGTGAGAAGGAATTGTTAAAAAATAGCATTATTCTATATATTCTTAAGTGATTCTTTCTGCTTTGAACGCATATAGACCGCCAACAAGTCATTCTACAAATAAACTATTCCCCactttattgtacaattcagtCACTATTATGCACAAAACTATTCCCTACTTTATTGCAACTCGACGTTTCATCCACTGAAAGCTTTGTCTTTTCATGTTTCCTTGTCCCACTCACAAAAATTGAGGTTTTGGGGTCAGATTCTATGATTTCCACGAGATCTTGCTTACTTCAAGCCGTCCTTATTGCCAGAGCACACGAGCAATATCGACATAGacacatttttctttaattattgctATTAATAACTTTTTCTCTATGCTACATTGATATGCAACATGATCAATCAATACAACATAGTTTTCTAGTTTTCTCATGTGCACATGAGTCATGACTGTCTGGCTCCTGATGCATGTAATGTCCCCTTCTTGAGGTGACGTGGCACCCACATGAGTGCCTATATAAAGCCCCCATTTTGATCATACACTCATTCATCTTAAGCTTGATCTCTCTCTTATCACACATTCTATATTCTCTCTCTATTATTTTTCaccctttttctctcttttgcaAAGAACTCAATTTAATTAGTCTATTTGTACCAAAATGGCTTCTCAAGTTTGTGAGACTTTGACTTTCATCAACGGTGATGATGGGTTGAAAATCAACGGTGCTCTTCTAATGTCATCATTGATGGAAGAGCCATCACCAAGTGATGAGAGTGATGATGATCGATTGGATAGCTTGATTAGGTCCTTTGAGGCTGAAATTAGTGGAAGCAAGATGGGGGATCATCATGATTCATCATCCATAGGGTCAGAAATATTGATGAGCAACAATATTATGGAAGAGTGTGCAACTCAATCATGGAATAATAACATGGGAGAGATTGATGGAATGGAGTGTTGGGCCCATTCATCTTCAAGTGAATTTGGGGTGGAATGGGTAGACATGGATTTTGTGCCATCATCCCCATTTGAAGATAGGAGCTGGAATCTTGACCCTTGTGGGGATGAGTATGCCATGGCAAACAACTTCAAAGGGTATGATGGATTTGCCTTGGGAGAACATGGATATTACAATTCCTTGTGGCAAGACATGGCATGCAATTGATCATGCCTTGCTAATTGATCATGTTGTAATCCTAGctcaaaatgattttataagaaaaaaaaattgggatgaGATTATGTGCAAAAGAAAGTTCTTTGACATGTCAAACGATCTTCACGAGATAATAAACAAgcaaaggaaagagagaaaaaaaataatctctttcatctcttttttcaatatttctctctctattttttgtccttttttttaacagaacAAAACACCATGACACACAGAACACTTGAAAGCTCCAAAATTACTTTACTCATTCTGTGAATGTGTTGTAAAAGAGTAACGGTGGATTTGATTATATCCGGtctctcaaatttaaatttttatctttttaaaataaatttatcagcactctatatatttaaaagataaaaatatttatttattcaacaaataataattaattaatttttgatacGTATACttactataaattttaattaagcacgcaaaattatgaatttataactgaaaattaaaaattaattagtaatatgctgcaaaacaaaattaactagtaaCAAAAAGATTGCCAAATTTATATCTTGTGGTATATGTATTTTAtcacaattttaataaatacttttaattaaaaagtatattctGCAGTTTATCTATTTAAAGCATATTTCTCCTTTTAAAAGAATCGGATCAGAAACTATTATGAAgtatagaaaacaaaaaggaatgGATGaacttattcttaaaattttatttaaattgttttgcttattaaaattttatatagacGTTGAATTTCATTGATCCAACTGACCAACCATTGGTTTAAGAAGTTATTATTAAATATCCATGTCAACTCTTCTGGTatctcaatttaatttaattttggtaaggcttcttttaaagaaattgagAAAGTAAATATATCAACACATAACAACATTTAAGACGATTGTTGTCCATTTTTCTATTAGCTTTCGAAAAATAATTtccagaaaaatataaaatattaataaaactagGGGATCTAAATAACAATTGTCTATTCATATACTTGTTGAGCCCATATTATTcacattcctttctttttctcttatcGGTctcaagttttttatttaaaaaaaaaaaaaaaaactcctattAATTATTCCCCCTTTTTCACACTCATGTCCctctcttttaagttttaagttttaagttttaatccTTATTTATCTCCTCCTTCTCCTGCTTTCTTGTTCCTCTCACAAGACACTCTCCCCTTTCTCTGTCTCTTCTCTGCTTTTCCCTCCCTccttgtaatttttgttttgtttctcatCAATTCAGCAAAAACTAGTTtctgttttgtataaaaatataacataatagaaATCTATCTcccttttattaaatatttcataaaaaaataatttctacctatattttgttaaaagaaaattagagtGGGAAGCAAAGAGGGAGATAGAGAATAACATGTGCATATCTggg includes these proteins:
- the LOC100527626 gene encoding uncharacterized protein LOC100527626 → MASQVCETLTFINGDDGLKINGALLMSSLMEEPSPSDESDDDRLDSLIRSFEAEISGSKMGDHHDSSSIGSEILMSNNIMEECATQSWNNNMGEIDGMECWAHSSSSEFGVEWVDMDFVPSSPFEDRSWNLDPCGDEYAMANNFKGYDGFALGEHGYYNSLWQDMACN